The genomic stretch AGCTGACCTCGCGCGCATCGAAGCGCTCCACGATGCGGGCAAAATCCGTAAGTGCCCGCGTCAGGCGGTCGATCTTGTAAACGACAACCACGTCGATCAGCCCTGCATCAACATCGGCTAGCAGTCGCTTGAGGGCAGGGCGCTCCATGGTTCCGCCTGAGAACCCGCCGTCATCATACAAGGCAGGCAGACACTTCCAGCCCTCGTGGGCCTGGCTCTTCACATAGGCCTCGCCCGCTTCGCGCTGAGCATCGAGGCTATTGAAAGACTGGTCGAGGCCCTCATCTGAACTCTTGCGGGTATAGATTGCGCAGCGGATGGTCTTGCGGCTCATTGCGTGTCCCTAAGACCGAAGAAGCGCGGGCCGTTCCACTTGCTACCAGCGATCGCGGTGGCAGCAGCGGACAGGCTGGGATAAAGCCTACCCTCCCAGCGGAACCCATCCTCTTCCACCAGTACCTCGACCGGCCTGCCTTTCCAGGTCCGCGATAGCCGGGCGCCGACACCGAGGTGGCGGCCTTCGATCTCCACCGAGCCGGTGCGGGCCAAGGCCTTGCGCGTGTCCGCATCGAGGCCACCCATGGCATCAGCCTGTATCCGCCATGCGAGCATCATTCGCAGCATGGGGGTTGAGCGCAGCGAGGGAGGATCGCCGTAGCGATCGCTCCAAGTTTGGCGAAGAGCATCGAGATCCATGGACCCGATGTCTTCCAAATGCTGATGCAAGCTGACGCGGCTCATTGCGATGCGGCAGTCGAGGTCGAGGCTTTAGCGTGATAGCGGCGCACGCCATCGGCTTTGACACTGGTGATGGTGTGGCCCTTGCGCTTGAGGCCGG from uncultured Erythrobacter sp. encodes the following:
- a CDS encoding DUF2924 domain-containing protein; this encodes MSRVSLHQHLEDIGSMDLDALRQTWSDRYGDPPSLRSTPMLRMMLAWRIQADAMGGLDADTRKALARTGSVEIEGRHLGVGARLSRTWKGRPVEVLVEEDGFRWEGRLYPSLSAAATAIAGSKWNGPRFFGLRDTQ